One part of the Carassius auratus strain Wakin unplaced genomic scaffold, ASM336829v1 scaf_tig00008846, whole genome shotgun sequence genome encodes these proteins:
- the marf1 gene encoding meiosis regulator and mRNA stability factor 1 isoform X2 — MEVRDPVLELKDVPPPPPPLLPLPRLHSTGSPPCLGPGRLSVSVCSRCEASIHLQQGCAEAGGGFPLCLSQTNTLPHAGSVGAPCCGGLRQQHTCAPPGVCLCHRVPSLSHGDPSSPSHLCSLHLSVGRAPQCVKGVHCLQDCWRKSLHVDSEKVWPNIPPPVPVCNGCGVTGASSDGLLGVHFGKTTQKYGPLETETLPPIGVFWDIENCAVPSGRSAATVVQRLRERFFQGHREAEFICVCDINKENKAVIQELNNCQVTVAHINATAKNAADDKLRQSLRRFAETHAAPATVIVVSSDVNFASELSDLRHRHGFQVILVHKSQASSALLQHAHLRAAFEEFVSDLPPGMIVKSQPSFSLLFVHRLPTHRDTKAVANRLQRLSNNCGGKVLGVSGSCAVLRFASTDAAERARKRMENEDVLGHRIVLSFSPDGPEEEEERRPPAASSSSVFLPVEKPHSPRRLRRASRSCQGGSHAPERPYSPRRAGHASSCSPVMKPLPQAVSAVTRPATASPQSLPVLCAAVKPAEPPQRSRRRDSPGQMFQVSTPSAFSKLSLQRNFSPMMLSQSSWSSRSASPCLSNRSSPLTAPSPSICTDGLAEPFSDGVDVQVTNLDYRMSRKDLQQILRDVFAKHGRVKSVDLSPHTDYQLKARVHMSSLQQAIGAVSLLHRYKIGSKRIHVSLVTGASNKSLTCLSSEIINILQDAPANCLPLYKFTETYERKFGRKLVVSDLYRLPEVVCVREQGGGRLVCLLSSTQARQSPLGSAHSHNSSSTASPVLFEELEYHEPVCRQHCTQQDFSESDFDPDSYVIPFVLVSLKVLAAHVHSLLQSHEGTVPLLSFPECYAAEFSPLPVAEEGKLEGSVPLEHLITCIPGVTIVTAQNGFKIIKWIHNKPPPPNADPWLQRSKSPVGNPQLIQFSREMVDLMKNQPSCLVPITKFIPAYHHHFAKQCRVSDYGYSKLLELLEAVPHVLQILGLGSKRLLTLTHRAQIKRFTQDLLKLLKFQASKQVVIRDFTQAYHWCFSRNWQVVDYGMCDLMDLLAEIPDTTITVSQQDADTLISVPKRERTVEELERTRQFGKEVVDLLRHQPHFRMPFSKFIPTYHHHFGRQCKLSYYGFTKLMELFEAIPDILLVLECGEERLLALTEVERVKALVAQLVKLLRAQRDSSLPVSQLLSEYSKTFGYSLRLQDYDAATLPALLNKLCHVVKVVDTPEGKEVQLINRKSLRALTSQLLALMMSLPEDHDHLGVEELRKQYELSYGAPLNSCEYGFISLNELLKSLPYLLQLSEGEHDDGDAEERVRLTKLYQFARSIRALLHTYHYNQIFLSEFCGAFSKYTGQEFQPQTYGYKTLEDLLAAIPQVVWIKGHGHKKIIVLKNDMRARASPAVTADEPCPDEEPRSAESPASGEMELLCLGSPVDLLCAPVPSCLPSPQLRPDPVQLQPRDLIRFEPHPHAPSEPEPVHDQQPQSANGPLMTSAAGHGVSRKTCVTDSPGRRTARNKVKLAANFSFTSALSV, encoded by the exons ATGGAGGTCCGTGATCCGGTCCTGGAGCTGAAGGAcgtccctcctcctcctcctcctcttcttcctcttcctcgccTCCACAGCACCGGTTCTCCGCCGTGTCTTGGGCCGGGCCGCCTCAGTGTAAGCGTGTGTTCCCGCTGTGAGGCCAGCATCCACCTGCAGCAGGGTTGTGCTGAAGCGGGTGGAGGctttcctctgtgtctctctcagaCAAACACCCTTCCTCACGCCGGGTCTGTGGGAGCGCCCTGCTGCGGGGGTCTGAGGCAGCAGCACACCTGTGCCCCGCCGGGCGTCTGTCTGTGCCACAGagtgccctctctctctcacggTGACCCGTCCTCACCCTCTCACCTCTGCTCTCTGCACCTGAGTGTGGGCCGCGCACCGCAGTGTGTGAAGGGCGTTCACTGTTTGCAGGACTGCTGGAGAAAG AGTTTACATGTTGACTCGGAGAAGGTCTGGCCGAACATCCCTCCACCTGTCCCTGTGTGCAACGGCTGTGGTGTGACGGGCGCATCGTCTGACGGTCTGCTGGGGGTCCATTTCGGCAAAACCACACAGAAATACG GTCCTCTGGAGACCGAAACACTGCCACCCATCGGGGTGTTCTGGGACATCGAGAACTGTGCGGTTCCCAGCGGACGCTCGGCGGCGACCGTAGTGCAGAGACTCCGAGAGCGCTTCTTCCAGGGACACCGCGAGGCCgagttcatctgtgtgtgtgacaTCAACAAGGAGAACAAGGCCGTCATCCAGGAGCTCAACAACTGCCAG GTGACCGTCGCACACATTAATGCCACCGCCAAGAATGCAGCAGATGACAAACTGCGTCAGAGCCTCCGGCGATTCGCAGAGACCCACGCCGCTCCCGCCACAGTCATCGTTGTCTCAT CGGACGTGAACTTCGCCAGTGAGCTGAGTGACCTGCGGCATCGACACGGGTTCCAGGTGATTCTGGTCCACAAGAGCCAGGCCTCGTCTGCCCTGCTGCAGCATGCACACCTGCGCGCCGCTTTCGAGGAGTTCGTCTCAGACCTTCCTCCCGGGATGATCGTCAAATCTCAG CCCAGTTTCAGCCTTCTGTTTGTGCACCGCCTCCCCACGCACCGCGACACCAAAGCAGTGGCCAACCGGCTGCAGCGGCTCTCCAATAACTGTGGAGGGAAGGTGTTGGGTGTGTCGGGCAGCTGCGCCGTGCTCCGGTTCGCCAGCACTGATGCAGCCGAGCGCGCCCGCAAGCGCATGGAGAACGAAGACGTCCTGGGCCACCGAATCGTGCTGTCCTTCTCTCCCGACGGCccggaggaggaagaggagcgcCGGCCTCCTGCCGCCTCCTCCTCTTCGGTCTTCCTGCCCGTGGAGAAGCCGCACTCGCCCCGTCGCCTGCGGCGGGCATCTCGCTCATGCCAGGGCGGAAGCCACGCCCCCGAGCGCCCGTATAGTCCCAGGAGAGCAGGCCACGCCTCCTCATGCAGCCCTGTGATGAAACCCCTCCCCCAG gCTGTGAGTGCTGTGACCCGTCCTGCGACTGCCTCTCCCCAGAGTCTCCCGGTCCTGTGTGCAGCCGTTAAACCGGCAGAGCCGCCGCAGCGCAGCCGCAG gcggGACTCTCCTGGCCAGATGTTTCAGGTCAGCACTCCTTCAGCATTCAGTAAACTAAGTTTGCAGCGGAACTTCAGTCCCATGATGCTCTCTCAGAGCTCATGGTCATCACG GAGCGCGTCCCCGTGCCTGTCGAACCGCTCGTCTCCGCTGACCGCTCCGTCCCCCAGCATCTGCACCGATGGCCTGGCCGAGCCCTTCTCTGATGGAGTGGACGTTCAGGTCACTAATCTGGACTACAGGATGTCACGCAAGGACCTGCAGCAAATACTACGAGACGTGTTTGCTAAACATGGCAGA gtgaagAGTGTGGATCTGAGTCCTCACACTGACTATCAGCTGAAAGCACGGGTTCACATGAGTTCGCTCCAGCAGGCCATCGGCGCCGTCAGTCTGCTGCATCGCTATAAAATCGGTAGCAAGAGGATTCATGTGTCTCTCGTCACCGGAGCCAGTAACAAATCTCTCACCTGCCTCAG CTCAGAGATCATCAACATCCTGCAGGACGCTCCGGCCAACTGCCTGCCTCTCTACAAGTTCACAGAGACGTACGAGAGGAA gttcGGTCGGAAGCTGGTGGTCAGTGATCTGTACCGGCTGCCGGAGGTGGTGTGTGTGCGTGAGCAGGGCGGCGGGCGGCTGGTGTGTCTGCTGTCCAGCACTCAGGCCCGTCAGAGCCCGCTAGGATCCGCACACTCTCACAACAGCTCCAGCACCGCCAGTCCAGTTCTGTTCGAGGAGCTGGAGTACCACGAGCCCGTCTGCAGACAACACTGCACTCAGCAGGACTTCAG TGAATCTGATTTTGATCCGGATTCTTACGTGATCCCGTTTGTGCTGGTGTCTCTAAAAGTTCTGGCTGCTCATGTCCACAGTTTACTGCAGAGTCACGAGGGAACGGTGCCGCTgctcag TTTCCCAGAGTGCTATGCAGCAGAGTTCAGTCCTTTACCCGTAGCAGAGGAGGGGAAGCTGGAGGGAAGCGTCCCGTTAGAGCACCTCATCACCTGCATCCCTGGAGTCACTATCGTAACGGCCCAGAACGGCTTCAAGATCATCAAGTGGATTCACAACAAACCCCCGCCACCAAACGCag aTCCGTGGCTGCAGCGCAGTAAGAGTCCGGTCGGGAACCCACAGCTGATCCAGTTCAGCCGAGAGATGGTGGATCTGATGAAGAACCAGCCGTCCTGTCTGGTGCCCATCACAAAGTTCATTCCAGCGTATCACCACCATTTTGCCAAGCAGTGCCGTGTGTCCGACTACGGGTACTCCAAACTGCTGGAGCTGCTGGAGGCCGTTCCTCACGTGCTGCAG atcctGGGTTTAGGCTCCAAGCGTTTGTTGACATTGACCCATCGTGCTCAAATCAAACGCTTCACTCAAGACCTGCTGAAGCTGCTGAAGTTTCAGGCCAGTAAACAGGTGGTGATCAGGGACTTCACGCAGGCGTATCACTG GTGTTTCTCCAGGAACTGGCAGGTGGTGGATTATGGGATGTGTGATCTGATGGACCTGCTGGCTGAGATTCCAGACACAACGATCACGGTCTCTCAGCAGGATGCTGACACGCTCATCTCTGTTCCTAAGAGAG AGCGGACGGTGGAGGAGCTGGAGCGCACACGGCAGTTTGGCAAGGAGGTGGTAGATCTTCTGAGACATCAGCCGCACTTCCGGATGCCCTTCAGCAAATTCATCCCCACGTATCACCACCACTTCGGACGCCAGTGCAAGCTCTCCTACTACGGCTTCACCAAACTCATGGAGCTGTTTGAGGCCATTCCAGACATTCTTCTG gtgCTGGAGTGTGGAGAGGAGCGGCTGCTGGCGCTGACGGAGGTGGAGCGCGTCAAAGCTTTAGTGGCTCAGCTGGTGAAGCTGCTTCGGGCCCAGAGAGACTCGTCACTTCCTGTCAGTCAGCTGCTGAGTGAATACAGCAAGACGTTTGGCTACAGCCTCCGCCTGCAGGACTACGACGCCGCCACGCTGCCCGCCCTGCTCAACAAACTCTGCCACGTGGTGAAG gtGGTGGACACTCCCGAAGGGAAAGAGGTGCAGCTGATTAACAGGAAGTCCCTGCGTGCCTTGACGTCTCAGCTGCTGGCcctgatgatgtcacttcctgaggATCATGATCATCTCGGAGTGGAGGAGCTGAGGAAGCAGTACGAGCTCAGCTATGGAGCGCCGCTCAACTCTTGCGAGTACGGCTTCATCTCTCTGAACGAGCTGCTGAAGAGTCTGCCGTACCTGCTGCAG CTCTCTGAAGGCGAGCATGATGACGGTGACGCAGAGGAGCGTGTGAGGCTGACCAAACTCTACCAGTTTGCCCGCAGCATCCGTGCGCTGCTGCACACGTATCATTATAACCAGATCTTCCTGTCGGAGTTCTGCGGTGCCTTCAGCAAATACACCGGCCAAGAGTTTCAGCCGCAGACGTACGGCTATAAGACGCTGGAGGATCTGCTGGCTGCTATACCGCAG GTGGTCTGGATTAAAGGTCACGGTCACAAAAAGATCATCGTCCTGAAGAACGACATGAGAG ctcgtGCCAGTCCTGCGGTCACTGCAGACGAGCCGTGTCCTGATGAAGAGCCCCGGTCAGCCGAAAGCCCCGCCAGCG GTGAGATGGAGCTGCTGTGTCTGGGTTCTCCTGTGGATCTGCTGTGTGCTCCGGTTCCCTCCTGTCTCCCGTCTCCTCAGCTTCGGCCCGACCCGGTGCAGCTGCAGCCCAGGGATCTGATCCGCTTCGAGCCTCATCCGCACGCTCCGTCTGAACCAGAGCCGGTTCACGATCAGCAGCCTCAGTCGGCCAACGGTCCTCTCATGACTTCAGCTGCTGGTCATGGAGTGAGCAGGAAAACCTGCGTTACAGACAGCCCTGGCCGGCGAACGGCACGCAACAAGGTTAAACTAGCAGCTAATTTCTCCTTCACATCCGCCCTGTCTGTCTGA
- the marf1 gene encoding meiosis regulator and mRNA stability factor 1 isoform X4, with protein MEVRDPVLELKDVPPPPPPLLPLPRLHSTGSPPCLGPGRLSVSVCSRCEASIHLQQGCAEAGGGFPLCLSQTNTLPHAGSVGAPCCGGLRQQHTCAPPGVCLCHRVPSLSHGDPSSPSHLCSLHLSVGRAPQCVKGVHCLQDCWRKSLHVDSEKVWPNIPPPVPVCNGCGVTGASSDGLLGVHFGKTTQKYGPYTHKTHVLTLEVVPVECVWSVSLCVAGPLETETLPPIGVFWDIENCAVPSGRSAATVVQRLRERFFQGHREAEFICVCDINKENKAVIQELNNCQVTVAHINATAKNAADDKLRQSLRRFAETHAAPATVIVVSSDVNFASELSDLRHRHGFQVILVHKSQASSALLQHAHLRAAFEEFVSDLPPGMIVKSQAVSAVTRPATASPQSLPVLCAAVKPAEPPQRSRRRDSPGQMFQVSTPSAFSKLSLQRNFSPMMLSQSSWSSRSASPCLSNRSSPLTAPSPSICTDGLAEPFSDGVDVQVTNLDYRMSRKDLQQILRDVFAKHGRVKSVDLSPHTDYQLKARVHMSSLQQAIGAVSLLHRYKIGSKRIHVSLVTGASNKSLTCLSSEIINILQDAPANCLPLYKFTETYERKFGRKLVVSDLYRLPEVVCVREQGGGRLVCLLSSTQARQSPLGSAHSHNSSSTASPVLFEELEYHEPVCRQHCTQQDFSESDFDPDSYVIPFVLVSLKVLAAHVHSLLQSHEGTVPLLSFPECYAAEFSPLPVAEEGKLEGSVPLEHLITCIPGVTIVTAQNGFKIIKWIHNKPPPPNADPWLQRSKSPVGNPQLIQFSREMVDLMKNQPSCLVPITKFIPAYHHHFAKQCRVSDYGYSKLLELLEAVPHVLQILGLGSKRLLTLTHRAQIKRFTQDLLKLLKFQASKQVVIRDFTQAYHWCFSRNWQVVDYGMCDLMDLLAEIPDTTITVSQQDADTLISVPKRERTVEELERTRQFGKEVVDLLRHQPHFRMPFSKFIPTYHHHFGRQCKLSYYGFTKLMELFEAIPDILLVLECGEERLLALTEVERVKALVAQLVKLLRAQRDSSLPVSQLLSEYSKTFGYSLRLQDYDAATLPALLNKLCHVVKVVDTPEGKEVQLINRKSLRALTSQLLALMMSLPEDHDHLGVEELRKQYELSYGAPLNSCEYGFISLNELLKSLPYLLQLSEGEHDDGDAEERVRLTKLYQFARSIRALLHTYHYNQIFLSEFCGAFSKYTGQEFQPQTYGYKTLEDLLAAIPQVVWIKGHGHKKIIVLKNDMRARASPAVTADEPCPDEEPRSAESPASGEMELLCLGSPVDLLCAPVPSCLPSPQLRPDPVQLQPRDLIRFEPHPHAPSEPEPVHDQQPQSANGPLMTSAAGHGVSRKTCVTDSPGRRTARNKVKLAANFSFTSALSV; from the exons ATGGAGGTCCGTGATCCGGTCCTGGAGCTGAAGGAcgtccctcctcctcctcctcctcttcttcctcttcctcgccTCCACAGCACCGGTTCTCCGCCGTGTCTTGGGCCGGGCCGCCTCAGTGTAAGCGTGTGTTCCCGCTGTGAGGCCAGCATCCACCTGCAGCAGGGTTGTGCTGAAGCGGGTGGAGGctttcctctgtgtctctctcagaCAAACACCCTTCCTCACGCCGGGTCTGTGGGAGCGCCCTGCTGCGGGGGTCTGAGGCAGCAGCACACCTGTGCCCCGCCGGGCGTCTGTCTGTGCCACAGagtgccctctctctctcacggTGACCCGTCCTCACCCTCTCACCTCTGCTCTCTGCACCTGAGTGTGGGCCGCGCACCGCAGTGTGTGAAGGGCGTTCACTGTTTGCAGGACTGCTGGAGAAAG AGTTTACATGTTGACTCGGAGAAGGTCTGGCCGAACATCCCTCCACCTGTCCCTGTGTGCAACGGCTGTGGTGTGACGGGCGCATCGTCTGACGGTCTGCTGGGGGTCCATTTCGGCAAAACCACACAGAAATACGGTCcgtacacacacaaaacacacgttTTGACTCTTGAAGTTGTGCCTGTGGAGTGTGTTTggagtgtgtctctctgtgtcgcAGGTCCTCTGGAGACCGAAACACTGCCACCCATCGGGGTGTTCTGGGACATCGAGAACTGTGCGGTTCCCAGCGGACGCTCGGCGGCGACCGTAGTGCAGAGACTCCGAGAGCGCTTCTTCCAGGGACACCGCGAGGCCgagttcatctgtgtgtgtgacaTCAACAAGGAGAACAAGGCCGTCATCCAGGAGCTCAACAACTGCCAG GTGACCGTCGCACACATTAATGCCACCGCCAAGAATGCAGCAGATGACAAACTGCGTCAGAGCCTCCGGCGATTCGCAGAGACCCACGCCGCTCCCGCCACAGTCATCGTTGTCTCAT CGGACGTGAACTTCGCCAGTGAGCTGAGTGACCTGCGGCATCGACACGGGTTCCAGGTGATTCTGGTCCACAAGAGCCAGGCCTCGTCTGCCCTGCTGCAGCATGCACACCTGCGCGCCGCTTTCGAGGAGTTCGTCTCAGACCTTCCTCCCGGGATGATCGTCAAATCTCAG gCTGTGAGTGCTGTGACCCGTCCTGCGACTGCCTCTCCCCAGAGTCTCCCGGTCCTGTGTGCAGCCGTTAAACCGGCAGAGCCGCCGCAGCGCAGCCGCAG gcggGACTCTCCTGGCCAGATGTTTCAGGTCAGCACTCCTTCAGCATTCAGTAAACTAAGTTTGCAGCGGAACTTCAGTCCCATGATGCTCTCTCAGAGCTCATGGTCATCACG GAGCGCGTCCCCGTGCCTGTCGAACCGCTCGTCTCCGCTGACCGCTCCGTCCCCCAGCATCTGCACCGATGGCCTGGCCGAGCCCTTCTCTGATGGAGTGGACGTTCAGGTCACTAATCTGGACTACAGGATGTCACGCAAGGACCTGCAGCAAATACTACGAGACGTGTTTGCTAAACATGGCAGA gtgaagAGTGTGGATCTGAGTCCTCACACTGACTATCAGCTGAAAGCACGGGTTCACATGAGTTCGCTCCAGCAGGCCATCGGCGCCGTCAGTCTGCTGCATCGCTATAAAATCGGTAGCAAGAGGATTCATGTGTCTCTCGTCACCGGAGCCAGTAACAAATCTCTCACCTGCCTCAG CTCAGAGATCATCAACATCCTGCAGGACGCTCCGGCCAACTGCCTGCCTCTCTACAAGTTCACAGAGACGTACGAGAGGAA gttcGGTCGGAAGCTGGTGGTCAGTGATCTGTACCGGCTGCCGGAGGTGGTGTGTGTGCGTGAGCAGGGCGGCGGGCGGCTGGTGTGTCTGCTGTCCAGCACTCAGGCCCGTCAGAGCCCGCTAGGATCCGCACACTCTCACAACAGCTCCAGCACCGCCAGTCCAGTTCTGTTCGAGGAGCTGGAGTACCACGAGCCCGTCTGCAGACAACACTGCACTCAGCAGGACTTCAG TGAATCTGATTTTGATCCGGATTCTTACGTGATCCCGTTTGTGCTGGTGTCTCTAAAAGTTCTGGCTGCTCATGTCCACAGTTTACTGCAGAGTCACGAGGGAACGGTGCCGCTgctcag TTTCCCAGAGTGCTATGCAGCAGAGTTCAGTCCTTTACCCGTAGCAGAGGAGGGGAAGCTGGAGGGAAGCGTCCCGTTAGAGCACCTCATCACCTGCATCCCTGGAGTCACTATCGTAACGGCCCAGAACGGCTTCAAGATCATCAAGTGGATTCACAACAAACCCCCGCCACCAAACGCag aTCCGTGGCTGCAGCGCAGTAAGAGTCCGGTCGGGAACCCACAGCTGATCCAGTTCAGCCGAGAGATGGTGGATCTGATGAAGAACCAGCCGTCCTGTCTGGTGCCCATCACAAAGTTCATTCCAGCGTATCACCACCATTTTGCCAAGCAGTGCCGTGTGTCCGACTACGGGTACTCCAAACTGCTGGAGCTGCTGGAGGCCGTTCCTCACGTGCTGCAG atcctGGGTTTAGGCTCCAAGCGTTTGTTGACATTGACCCATCGTGCTCAAATCAAACGCTTCACTCAAGACCTGCTGAAGCTGCTGAAGTTTCAGGCCAGTAAACAGGTGGTGATCAGGGACTTCACGCAGGCGTATCACTG GTGTTTCTCCAGGAACTGGCAGGTGGTGGATTATGGGATGTGTGATCTGATGGACCTGCTGGCTGAGATTCCAGACACAACGATCACGGTCTCTCAGCAGGATGCTGACACGCTCATCTCTGTTCCTAAGAGAG AGCGGACGGTGGAGGAGCTGGAGCGCACACGGCAGTTTGGCAAGGAGGTGGTAGATCTTCTGAGACATCAGCCGCACTTCCGGATGCCCTTCAGCAAATTCATCCCCACGTATCACCACCACTTCGGACGCCAGTGCAAGCTCTCCTACTACGGCTTCACCAAACTCATGGAGCTGTTTGAGGCCATTCCAGACATTCTTCTG gtgCTGGAGTGTGGAGAGGAGCGGCTGCTGGCGCTGACGGAGGTGGAGCGCGTCAAAGCTTTAGTGGCTCAGCTGGTGAAGCTGCTTCGGGCCCAGAGAGACTCGTCACTTCCTGTCAGTCAGCTGCTGAGTGAATACAGCAAGACGTTTGGCTACAGCCTCCGCCTGCAGGACTACGACGCCGCCACGCTGCCCGCCCTGCTCAACAAACTCTGCCACGTGGTGAAG gtGGTGGACACTCCCGAAGGGAAAGAGGTGCAGCTGATTAACAGGAAGTCCCTGCGTGCCTTGACGTCTCAGCTGCTGGCcctgatgatgtcacttcctgaggATCATGATCATCTCGGAGTGGAGGAGCTGAGGAAGCAGTACGAGCTCAGCTATGGAGCGCCGCTCAACTCTTGCGAGTACGGCTTCATCTCTCTGAACGAGCTGCTGAAGAGTCTGCCGTACCTGCTGCAG CTCTCTGAAGGCGAGCATGATGACGGTGACGCAGAGGAGCGTGTGAGGCTGACCAAACTCTACCAGTTTGCCCGCAGCATCCGTGCGCTGCTGCACACGTATCATTATAACCAGATCTTCCTGTCGGAGTTCTGCGGTGCCTTCAGCAAATACACCGGCCAAGAGTTTCAGCCGCAGACGTACGGCTATAAGACGCTGGAGGATCTGCTGGCTGCTATACCGCAG GTGGTCTGGATTAAAGGTCACGGTCACAAAAAGATCATCGTCCTGAAGAACGACATGAGAG ctcgtGCCAGTCCTGCGGTCACTGCAGACGAGCCGTGTCCTGATGAAGAGCCCCGGTCAGCCGAAAGCCCCGCCAGCG GTGAGATGGAGCTGCTGTGTCTGGGTTCTCCTGTGGATCTGCTGTGTGCTCCGGTTCCCTCCTGTCTCCCGTCTCCTCAGCTTCGGCCCGACCCGGTGCAGCTGCAGCCCAGGGATCTGATCCGCTTCGAGCCTCATCCGCACGCTCCGTCTGAACCAGAGCCGGTTCACGATCAGCAGCCTCAGTCGGCCAACGGTCCTCTCATGACTTCAGCTGCTGGTCATGGAGTGAGCAGGAAAACCTGCGTTACAGACAGCCCTGGCCGGCGAACGGCACGCAACAAGGTTAAACTAGCAGCTAATTTCTCCTTCACATCCGCCCTGTCTGTCTGA